One Piscinibacter lacus genomic window, TCATCAACCTCGAAAAGACGCTGCCTCTCTACGAGGAAGCGATGAAGTTCATCCGCCAGCTCTCGGCCCGCCGCGGCACCGTGCTGCTGGTCGGCACCAAGCGTCAGGCCCGTGAAGTCGTGGCGCAGGAAGCCCTGCGCGCCGGCATCCCCTATGTCGACCAGCGCTGGCTGGGCGGCATGCTGACCAACTTCAAGACGGTCAAGGGTTCGATCAAGAAGCTCAAGGACATGCAGGCCCAGGCCGAAGCCGGCCTCGAGTCGATGAGCAAGAAGGAAGGCCTGCTGTTCCAGCGCGAGCTGGACAAGCTGCAGAAGGACATCGGCGGCATCGCCGACATGAACGCGCTGCCTGACGCCATGTTCGTGATCGACGTCGGCTA contains:
- the rpsB gene encoding 30S ribosomal protein S2, with product MSFSMREMLEAGVHFGHQTRFWNPKMAPFIFGHRNKIHIINLEKTLPLYEEAMKFIRQLSARRGTVLLVGTKRQAREVVAQEALRAGIPYVDQRWLGGMLTNFKTVKGSIKKLKDMQAQAEAGLESMSKKEGLLFQRELDKLQKDIGGIADMNALPDAMFVIDVGYHKIAIAEAKKLGIPVIGVVDTNHNPDGIDYVIPGNDDSAKAVALYAQSVAEAVLAGRANAVNEVVAAAQDGDEFVEVSDAV